The uncultured Hyphomonas sp. genome includes a window with the following:
- a CDS encoding MotA/TolQ/ExbB proton channel family protein, which yields MESEAIGTAASNTDFSLIALIFEADPVVKLVMFMLFLASVWSWIVIGEKLFSLGSARKKARQFEDAFWNGRTEDLDLRPGSGGGDAASRVFQAAAREWSDARRVPPGSGEATALVNRAERSMRATIDRELGRAGNGLGVLATIGSASPFIGLFGTVWGIMNAFLNIAAQQDTSLGTVAGPIAEALFATGMGLVAAIPAVIFYNKFTGDLTRFADQLDAFSQDVLVRLSRRASDPARD from the coding sequence ATGGAATCGGAAGCGATCGGCACAGCGGCCAGTAATACCGACTTTTCCCTGATTGCCCTCATTTTCGAGGCAGATCCGGTGGTCAAACTGGTCATGTTCATGCTGTTCCTGGCCTCGGTCTGGTCCTGGATCGTGATCGGCGAGAAACTCTTCTCGCTCGGCTCGGCCCGGAAGAAAGCACGCCAGTTCGAAGATGCCTTCTGGAACGGCCGCACTGAAGACCTCGACCTGCGCCCCGGTTCCGGTGGCGGCGATGCGGCCAGCCGCGTCTTCCAGGCTGCCGCCCGGGAATGGTCCGACGCGCGCCGTGTCCCGCCGGGATCCGGCGAAGCGACCGCCCTCGTCAACCGGGCAGAGCGCTCCATGCGTGCCACCATCGACCGTGAGCTTGGCCGGGCCGGCAATGGCCTCGGCGTGCTGGCGACGATCGGGTCTGCTTCGCCCTTCATCGGCCTGTTCGGCACCGTGTGGGGCATCATGAATGCCTTCCTCAACATCGCTGCTCAGCAGGATACCAGTCTCGGCACCGTGGCCGGCCCGATTGCCGAAGCCCTGTTCGCCACGGGCATGGGCCTCGTTGCGGCCATCCCGGCAGTCATCTTCTACAACAAGTTCACCGGCGACCTGACGCGGTTCGCCGACCAGCTCGACGCCTTCTCACAGGATGTCCTGGTGCGCCTGTCGCGCCGGGCGTCAGATCCGGCGCGGGACTGA
- a CDS encoding YbgC/FadM family acyl-CoA thioesterase, whose protein sequence is MSLPALDDRNFDADRQHWIEIRVYYEDTDFTGMVYHANYLRFFERGRSDCLRDAGVSHQDLLNREDPAAFTLTRVAVDYKRAAKVDDLLQVRTRYLGLDGPRFLFRQACLRDGEVIAEGEITAVMIHADGRARRPVREMMDSLAAYRWTGAESA, encoded by the coding sequence ATGAGCCTGCCTGCCCTTGATGACCGCAATTTCGACGCCGATCGCCAGCACTGGATCGAGATCCGTGTCTATTATGAGGACACCGATTTCACCGGCATGGTCTATCACGCCAACTATCTCCGCTTTTTCGAGCGGGGCCGGTCCGACTGCCTGCGTGATGCGGGCGTCTCGCACCAGGACCTGCTGAACCGCGAGGACCCGGCGGCTTTCACGCTGACCCGTGTGGCGGTGGACTATAAGCGCGCCGCGAAAGTGGATGACCTCCTGCAGGTCCGGACGCGGTATCTTGGCCTCGACGGCCCGCGTTTCCTGTTCCGGCAGGCCTGCCTGCGGGACGGGGAGGTGATCGCCGAAGGGGAAATCACCGCCGTCATGATCCATGCCGACGGGCGCGCGCGCCGGCCTGTCCGCGAGATGATGGACTCGCTTGCCGCCTATCGCTGGACAGGCGCGGAATCAGCCTGA
- a CDS encoding lipocalin family protein, with the protein MRFAIPAISALLLTACASQPDYRDESSAPQTVSSVDLTRYAGLWYEIARYPNWFERDCTGVTAEYGINDDGTVSVTNTCFKDTLDGKKKVAEGRARIVEGTGNSQLKVKFAPSWVPFAEGDYWILALEPDYSASLVGSPDGKYLWILSRTPQLDPAKLDELKQRAADLGYETAPLEMTVQAE; encoded by the coding sequence ATGAGATTTGCCATTCCTGCCATTTCCGCCCTTTTGCTCACCGCCTGCGCAAGCCAGCCCGACTATCGCGATGAATCGTCTGCCCCGCAGACGGTCTCCTCGGTGGACCTGACCCGCTATGCCGGGCTCTGGTACGAGATTGCCCGCTATCCCAACTGGTTCGAGCGCGACTGCACAGGCGTGACCGCCGAATATGGCATCAATGATGACGGGACGGTCTCTGTCACGAACACCTGTTTCAAGGACACGCTGGACGGCAAGAAGAAGGTTGCCGAAGGCCGGGCCCGGATTGTGGAGGGAACCGGTAACAGCCAGCTGAAGGTCAAGTTCGCGCCGTCCTGGGTGCCATTTGCCGAGGGCGACTACTGGATCCTCGCGCTGGAGCCGGACTATTCCGCCTCGCTCGTCGGCAGCCCGGATGGCAAATATCTCTGGATCCTGTCGCGCACGCCGCAGCTCGATCCGGCGAAGCTGGACGAGCTGAAACAGCGCGCCGCAGACCTTGGCTATGAGACCGCGCCGCTCGAGATGACGGTGCAGGCTGAATAA
- a CDS encoding alpha/beta fold hydrolase — translation MRRFLVVLLTFVAILAAGWFALQRADIGYDRLELVYANSDSRTLPLENGLRVHYRDVGPRDAPAIVLVHGFSSSLHTWEPWVANLKRDYRVISLDLPGHGLTNCLEGERIGTGQFVETVDAVTKALGIEKFTLAGNSMGGGVAWAYALAHPSRLDALVLVDASGWPENAQEEKSDPLVFKLLSNPVARRLMKNTDMTWLVRDGLRDSFANPDLATDEMVNRYTALARAPCHRDALMALTSGGRDRVWATKDALSGLNVPTLILHGEQDKLIPVAAARKFADAIPGAELVIYPDAGHLPQEELAAETAGDLRAFLAGLNAPEPDPAEPAEGG, via the coding sequence ATGCGCCGTTTTCTGGTGGTTCTGCTTACCTTTGTCGCGATTTTGGCTGCTGGCTGGTTTGCCTTGCAGCGCGCCGACATTGGCTATGACCGGCTCGAACTTGTCTATGCCAATTCGGACAGCCGGACGCTTCCGCTCGAAAATGGCCTGCGCGTCCATTATCGCGATGTCGGGCCGCGCGATGCGCCGGCAATTGTGTTGGTGCACGGATTTTCCTCCTCATTGCACACATGGGAGCCATGGGTTGCGAATCTGAAGCGCGATTACCGCGTGATCTCGCTGGACCTGCCCGGCCATGGCCTGACCAACTGCCTGGAAGGAGAGCGGATCGGCACCGGACAATTCGTCGAGACAGTCGACGCGGTGACGAAGGCCCTGGGCATCGAGAAATTCACGCTTGCCGGCAATTCCATGGGCGGCGGCGTTGCCTGGGCCTATGCGCTGGCCCATCCGTCGCGGCTTGATGCGCTGGTTCTGGTCGATGCGTCAGGCTGGCCTGAAAATGCGCAGGAAGAAAAATCAGACCCCCTCGTGTTCAAGCTCCTGTCGAACCCGGTGGCCCGGCGCCTGATGAAGAATACCGACATGACCTGGCTTGTGCGCGATGGCCTGAGGGACAGTTTCGCCAATCCGGATCTTGCGACCGATGAGATGGTCAATCGCTACACTGCGCTCGCCCGGGCGCCATGCCACCGCGATGCGCTGATGGCGCTGACTTCCGGGGGAAGGGACCGCGTATGGGCGACCAAAGACGCCCTGTCCGGCCTCAATGTGCCCACCCTGATCCTGCATGGCGAGCAGGACAAGCTGATCCCGGTGGCTGCGGCGCGCAAGTTTGCCGACGCCATCCCGGGGGCGGAGCTGGTCATCTATCCAGATGCCGGGCACCTGCCGCAGGAAGAACTGGCCGCTGAAACCGCCGGTGACCTGCGTGCCTTCCTGGCGGGCCTGAACGCGCCGGAACCGGACCCGGCGGAGCCGGCGGAAGGCGGCTGA
- a CDS encoding HesA/MoeB/ThiF family protein, translated as MSLTPEELDRHRRHILLKEIGGPGVQKLRRSHVSIIGAGALGGPCALYLAAAGVGKIELWDDDRVERSNLQRQIQFTDEEIGALKAKTLAARLREMDPSINVDVKAERFDEGATPGGEILIDACDNFPTRYALNRLAHETGRAMVHGAAAGWNGQVSVFASGVEPGAPCYRCWVPETPPDAEACDEVGVVGALTGMTGSAMAMEAVKLITGAGRPLIGRVLLINGLGGESRTVALRPDKACAVCGFR; from the coding sequence ATGAGCCTGACACCTGAGGAACTGGACCGTCACCGCCGCCATATCCTGCTGAAGGAGATTGGCGGACCCGGCGTACAGAAGCTGCGCAGGTCGCATGTGTCCATTATCGGCGCAGGTGCGCTGGGCGGGCCTTGCGCGCTGTATCTTGCAGCGGCCGGGGTCGGGAAAATTGAACTCTGGGACGATGACCGGGTCGAACGCTCAAATCTTCAGAGACAGATTCAGTTTACGGATGAAGAAATTGGCGCGCTGAAGGCGAAAACGCTGGCGGCCCGGCTGCGCGAGATGGACCCGTCTATAAATGTGGACGTGAAAGCAGAGCGCTTTGACGAAGGTGCGACGCCGGGCGGTGAGATCCTGATAGATGCCTGCGACAATTTCCCCACGCGCTATGCGCTGAACCGGCTTGCGCACGAGACCGGCCGGGCCATGGTGCATGGTGCCGCGGCCGGCTGGAACGGTCAGGTCAGCGTTTTTGCCTCCGGTGTGGAGCCTGGCGCACCTTGCTACAGGTGCTGGGTGCCGGAAACCCCGCCGGACGCAGAAGCCTGTGATGAGGTCGGCGTGGTCGGTGCACTGACCGGCATGACGGGCTCTGCCATGGCGATGGAAGCGGTGAAGCTGATCACCGGTGCGGGCCGGCCCCTCATTGGACGCGTGCTTCTGATCAACGGGCTTGGTGGCGAATCGCGAACCGTCGCGCTTCGGCCCGACAAAGCCTGCGCGGTCTGTGGCTTCAGGTGA
- a CDS encoding nicotinate-nucleotide adenylyltransferase codes for MRPVRLPGPAKGLRIGLFGGSFNPAHTGHLHLAETAMKRLQLDWVWWIVARGNPLKSDHGDFNARLASAEAIAGHHPRMIVTDIEQQLGYTYSWQTLLTLVSHAPDADFVWLMGADNMAGFHQWRRWRDIARLMPIAIVARPGVGPGARNSKFARTFAKDRIAEAYAPLLPDLAAPAWIYLKGPLDKSSSTAIREGKA; via the coding sequence TTGAGGCCAGTCCGGTTACCGGGTCCTGCAAAGGGGCTGCGCATCGGCCTGTTCGGTGGCAGCTTCAATCCGGCCCATACCGGTCATCTCCACCTTGCCGAAACGGCGATGAAACGGCTGCAGCTCGACTGGGTCTGGTGGATCGTCGCACGCGGTAATCCACTGAAATCAGACCATGGCGACTTCAACGCACGTCTTGCGTCGGCTGAAGCCATCGCGGGGCATCATCCGCGCATGATCGTCACCGACATCGAGCAGCAGCTGGGTTACACCTATTCATGGCAGACGCTGCTGACGCTGGTCTCCCATGCGCCAGATGCGGATTTCGTCTGGTTGATGGGCGCCGACAATATGGCCGGTTTCCACCAGTGGCGGCGCTGGCGGGACATTGCCCGGCTCATGCCTATCGCAATCGTCGCCCGGCCGGGTGTGGGTCCTGGCGCTCGCAATTCGAAATTTGCCCGTACCTTCGCGAAAGACCGGATTGCGGAAGCTTACGCCCCGCTGCTGCCGGACCTGGCGGCGCCGGCCTGGATCTATCTGAAAGGCCCGCTGGATAAGTCGTCCTCCACCGCCATCCGGGAGGGGAAGGCATGA
- a CDS encoding glutamate-5-semialdehyde dehydrogenase produces MTIQTPAPNADLAETMLQLGRNARAASRALGKLTAEDRTRGLKAIAAAIRAAAPEILAANAEDMEAARAKGLDAAMLDRLALDEARVEGIAGGVEAVAGLADPIGRELARWTVPSGLDIARVAVPLGVIGIIYESRPNVTADAGALCLRSGNAAILRCGSESARSSRALVGAMRGALEKEGLPQDAIQLVPTQDREAVGHLLAGLDGEIDVIVPRGGRGLVERVQMDARVPVIGHLEGLCHVYVDKAADPEKAVSIVVNAKMRRTGICGSAETLLVDSAIADTLLPKLAEALKEAGCELRGDERARAIVADMKPATEEDWATEYLAPILAVAVVDGIDGALAHISRWSSGHTEVVITEDQAVADKFFADVDSAILLHNASSQFADGGEFGMGAEIGIATGRIHARGPVGAEQLTTYKYLVRGKGQVRS; encoded by the coding sequence ATGACTATTCAGACACCCGCACCGAACGCCGATCTCGCTGAAACCATGCTGCAACTGGGCCGGAACGCCCGGGCAGCTTCCCGCGCGCTCGGCAAGCTCACCGCAGAGGACCGTACCCGCGGCCTGAAAGCCATCGCTGCCGCCATTCGTGCCGCTGCGCCGGAGATCCTCGCTGCCAACGCAGAAGACATGGAAGCCGCCCGGGCCAAGGGCCTGGACGCAGCCATGCTCGACCGGCTGGCGCTGGACGAGGCCCGTGTCGAAGGCATCGCCGGCGGCGTTGAAGCCGTTGCAGGCCTGGCCGATCCGATTGGCCGCGAACTCGCCCGATGGACCGTGCCGTCCGGCCTCGACATTGCGCGCGTTGCCGTGCCGCTGGGCGTCATCGGTATCATCTATGAGAGTCGCCCGAATGTGACGGCAGACGCCGGTGCGCTTTGCCTGCGCTCCGGCAATGCCGCGATCCTGCGCTGCGGCTCGGAAAGTGCCCGCTCATCCCGCGCGCTGGTCGGCGCCATGCGCGGCGCGCTTGAGAAAGAAGGCCTGCCGCAGGATGCCATCCAGCTGGTCCCGACGCAGGACCGTGAAGCCGTCGGCCATCTTCTGGCCGGGCTCGACGGAGAAATTGATGTGATCGTGCCCCGCGGCGGGCGCGGCCTCGTTGAACGCGTGCAGATGGATGCCCGCGTGCCGGTGATCGGCCACCTCGAAGGCCTTTGCCACGTCTATGTCGACAAGGCTGCCGATCCGGAAAAAGCGGTCTCGATTGTCGTCAACGCCAAGATGCGCCGCACCGGCATTTGCGGCTCGGCCGAGACGCTGCTGGTCGATTCCGCAATCGCAGACACGCTGCTGCCGAAACTCGCCGAAGCGCTGAAAGAGGCCGGCTGCGAGCTGCGCGGCGACGAACGCGCCCGCGCCATTGTGGCCGACATGAAGCCTGCCACCGAAGAGGACTGGGCAACGGAATATCTCGCGCCGATCCTGGCCGTGGCGGTTGTGGACGGGATTGATGGCGCACTGGCGCACATCTCCCGCTGGTCATCCGGCCACACCGAAGTGGTGATTACCGAAGATCAGGCCGTGGCCGACAAATTCTTCGCCGATGTCGACAGCGCCATCCTGCTGCACAATGCGTCGTCCCAGTTCGCTGATGGCGGCGAGTTTGGCATGGGCGCGGAAATCGGCATCGCGACGGGCCGCATCCATGCGCGGGGACCGGTCGGGGCAGAACAGCTCACGACGTATAAATACCTCGTCCGCGGCAAGGGGCAGGTCCGTTCTTGA